One segment of Streptomyces sp. NBC_00576 DNA contains the following:
- a CDS encoding endonuclease/exonuclease/phosphatase family protein, with amino-acid sequence MPSKSSARLAALTVAAVCSTVATLVIVPSAAHADTVRIHDIQGTTRLSPLAGQKVTDVAGIVTGVRTYGSSRGFWIQDTAPDADPATSEGIFVFTSSKPTVAVGDSVTVTGTVSEFVPGGVSTGNQTVTEIVKPTVTVVSSGNAVPAPIVVDSRSVPATYTPAGDTAASGSVNALTLRPKKYALDYYESLEGMNVQVKNARVVTATDPYTELWVTVKPDENDNRRGGSVYGSYTSQNTGRLQIQSLGAVADFPTANVGDSLTGSTAGPLDYNQFGGYTLVANELGTLKQGGLKRETTRKQSRGELAVATYNVENLDPSDNTFAAHAAAIVNNLQSPDILSLEEIQDNNGATKDGTVAADQTVKKLIDAIVAAGGPAYDWRSIDPVDLADGGEPGGNIRQVFLFNPARVSFTDRPGGDAATAVGVTKDHGKAALTLSPGRIDPANAAWTNSRKPLAGEFVFRGKTVILIANHFASKGGDQGLTSQFQPPARSSETQRHLQATAVNTFVKDILKVQKNADVITLGDINDFEFSDTAKLLEDDGALWSAIKSLPKSERYTYDYQGNSQVLDQILVSPSISRSCDFDYDSVHINSEFNDQISDHDPQVLRFQP; translated from the coding sequence TTGCCGAGCAAGTCTTCCGCGCGCCTCGCTGCGCTCACTGTCGCCGCCGTCTGTTCCACGGTCGCCACCCTGGTGATCGTCCCGTCGGCCGCGCACGCAGACACCGTGCGCATTCATGACATCCAGGGCACCACGCGCCTGTCCCCGCTCGCGGGCCAGAAGGTCACGGACGTGGCGGGAATCGTCACCGGCGTCCGTACCTATGGTTCGTCGCGCGGTTTCTGGATCCAGGACACGGCCCCGGACGCCGACCCGGCCACCAGCGAGGGCATCTTCGTCTTCACCAGCTCCAAGCCGACCGTCGCCGTCGGCGACTCGGTCACCGTCACCGGCACGGTCTCGGAGTTCGTGCCCGGCGGTGTCTCGACCGGCAACCAGACGGTGACGGAGATCGTCAAGCCGACGGTCACCGTCGTCTCCAGCGGCAACGCGGTCCCGGCGCCGATCGTCGTCGACTCCCGGTCCGTACCGGCCACCTACACCCCGGCCGGCGACACCGCCGCAAGCGGCTCGGTGAACGCGCTGACGCTGCGGCCCAAGAAGTACGCCCTGGACTACTACGAGTCCCTCGAGGGCATGAACGTCCAGGTCAAGAACGCCCGCGTGGTCACCGCCACCGACCCGTACACCGAGCTGTGGGTCACGGTGAAGCCGGACGAGAACGACAACCGGCGTGGCGGCTCGGTGTACGGCTCGTACACCTCGCAGAACACCGGCCGGCTCCAGATCCAGTCCCTGGGCGCGGTCGCCGACTTCCCGACCGCGAACGTCGGTGACAGCCTCACGGGCAGCACCGCCGGCCCGCTGGACTACAACCAGTTCGGTGGCTACACGCTCGTCGCCAACGAGCTCGGCACCCTGAAGCAGGGCGGCCTGAAGCGCGAGACGACCCGCAAGCAGTCGCGGGGCGAGCTGGCGGTGGCGACGTACAACGTCGAGAACCTCGACCCGTCGGACAACACCTTCGCCGCGCACGCCGCCGCGATCGTGAACAACCTCCAGTCGCCCGACATCCTGTCGCTGGAGGAGATCCAGGACAACAACGGCGCGACGAAGGACGGTACGGTCGCTGCCGACCAGACGGTCAAGAAGCTGATCGACGCGATCGTCGCGGCGGGCGGCCCGGCGTACGACTGGCGTTCCATCGACCCGGTGGACCTCGCGGACGGTGGCGAGCCCGGCGGCAACATCCGTCAGGTGTTCCTGTTCAACCCGGCGCGGGTCTCCTTCACCGACCGCCCGGGTGGCGACGCCGCGACCGCCGTCGGTGTCACCAAGGACCACGGCAAGGCGGCCCTGACCCTCTCGCCGGGCCGAATAGACCCGGCCAACGCGGCCTGGACGAACAGCCGCAAGCCACTCGCGGGCGAGTTCGTCTTCCGCGGCAAGACCGTCATCCTGATCGCCAACCACTTCGCCTCGAAGGGCGGCGACCAGGGTCTCACCTCGCAGTTCCAGCCGCCGGCGCGCAGCTCGGAGACCCAGCGTCACCTCCAGGCGACCGCGGTGAACACGTTCGTCAAGGACATCCTGAAGGTCCAGAAGAACGCGGACGTGATCACGCTCGGCGACATCAACGACTTCGAGTTCTCCGACACCGCCAAGCTGCTGGAGGACGACGGCGCGCTGTGGTCGGCGATCAAGTCGCTGCCGAAGAGCGAACGTTACACCTACGACTACCAGGGCAACAGCCAGGTCCTGGACCAGATCCTGGTCAGCCCGTCGATCAGCCGCAGCTGCGACTTCGACTACGACTCCGTGCACATCAACTCGGAGTTCAACGACCAGATCAGTGACCACGACCCGCAGGTGCTGCGGTTCCAGCCGTAG
- a CDS encoding alkaline phosphatase PhoX, with protein sequence MSLTRRDFARQSAITSAGVALAGSVGALATAPNALASTESAAGESADSHHGVGYGPLLPDPKGLLALPAGFSYCVITYSGKTKLDSGETTPSNHDGTAAFAGPRGTTLLVNNHELKGPRANWKYPVPLTEGLVYDPAASGGCTVVEVRPGGHVAEWVGIAGTSTNCAGGSTPWGTWLTCEENSDRAGVNGMTKDHGYVFEVDPCDKRANRNPKPLKFFGRYDHEAVVIDPKRGHAYLTEDAAAPNGLLYRWTPPQHFHYGHGTFRTLSDTAGTLQAPKCFDSAGQFVDDLSRATKIGTVYGVDWVDVPDRDAQTVAVRKQFGDGEITRARKLEGMWWGDGGTYIVSSYARAESPVQHDGQVWFYDPKRRTLTLKVLLGVNPDPSADGAFDGPDNITVSPYGGLVIAEDGEGVQHLFGATDSGRTYPIARNELNAGTEEAPEYSEFTGVTFSPDGKTLYANIQTPGIMLAITGPWKRQKRG encoded by the coding sequence ATGTCGCTCACCCGCAGGGACTTCGCCAGACAGTCCGCGATCACCTCGGCCGGGGTTGCGCTGGCCGGCAGCGTCGGCGCCCTCGCCACCGCCCCCAACGCCCTCGCGTCCACGGAGAGTGCGGCCGGAGAGTCGGCGGACTCGCACCACGGAGTCGGCTACGGCCCGCTCCTGCCCGACCCCAAGGGCCTGCTGGCGCTCCCCGCCGGATTCTCGTACTGCGTGATCACGTACAGCGGGAAGACCAAGCTGGACTCGGGCGAGACCACCCCGTCCAACCACGACGGCACCGCCGCCTTCGCGGGCCCGCGCGGCACCACCCTCCTCGTCAACAACCATGAGCTGAAGGGCCCGCGCGCCAACTGGAAGTACCCGGTGCCGCTCACCGAGGGCCTCGTCTACGACCCCGCCGCGTCCGGCGGCTGCACGGTCGTCGAGGTGCGTCCCGGCGGCCACGTCGCCGAATGGGTGGGCATCGCCGGTACGTCCACCAACTGCGCGGGCGGCAGCACCCCTTGGGGTACGTGGCTCACCTGCGAGGAGAACTCCGACCGTGCCGGCGTCAACGGCATGACCAAGGACCACGGGTACGTCTTCGAGGTCGACCCCTGCGACAAGCGCGCCAACCGGAACCCCAAGCCCCTGAAGTTCTTCGGGCGTTACGACCACGAGGCCGTCGTCATCGACCCCAAGCGCGGCCACGCCTACCTCACCGAGGACGCCGCCGCCCCCAACGGCCTTCTCTACCGCTGGACCCCGCCGCAGCACTTCCACTACGGCCACGGCACCTTCCGCACCCTCTCCGACACCGCGGGCACCCTCCAGGCGCCCAAGTGCTTCGACTCCGCAGGCCAGTTCGTCGACGACCTCTCCCGCGCCACGAAGATCGGCACGGTGTACGGCGTCGACTGGGTCGACGTACCCGACCGCGACGCCCAGACCGTCGCCGTGCGCAAGCAGTTCGGCGACGGGGAGATCACCCGGGCCCGCAAGCTCGAAGGCATGTGGTGGGGGGACGGTGGCACCTACATCGTCTCCTCGTACGCCCGCGCCGAGAGCCCCGTCCAGCACGACGGCCAGGTCTGGTTCTACGACCCCAAGCGCCGCACGCTCACCCTCAAGGTCCTGCTGGGCGTGAACCCCGACCCGTCGGCCGACGGCGCCTTCGACGGCCCCGACAACATCACGGTCTCCCCGTACGGCGGCCTGGTCATCGCCGAGGACGGCGAAGGCGTCCAGCACCTGTTCGGCGCGACGGACAGCGGACGCACGTACCCGATCGCCCGCAACGAACTCAACGCAGGCACCGAAGAGGCGCCCGAATACAGCGAGTTCACCGGCGTGACCTTCTCGCCCGACGGGAAGACGCTGTACGCCAACATCCAGACTCCGGGGATCATGCTGGCCATTACGGGGCCTTGGAAGCGGCAGAAGCGCGGCTAG
- a CDS encoding TROVE domain-containing protein, producing the protein MARFNFKATRAARTQPTSRVTSTGRVLRTYQGGRGSERDARSELFLLAIANFVSQQTFYEAGADRDDRFAALVRELAVSDPAWTAGLLGWLRGEGNLRTASIVGAAEYVKARLDAGATDGPANRQVIDSVLRRPDEPGELLAYWTSVYGRNIPKPVKRGIADAVRRLYSGKSLLKYDTASKGYRFGDILNLVHAAPDPDKPWQGELFQYALDRRHNPDTAVPPASNRVLTAHRELMALPVEERRAVVTSADGAERLAAAGMTWEVLAGWLQGPMDAVAWEAVIPSMGAMALTRNLRNFDEAGVSDEVAAGVAARISDPAEVARSRQFPFRYLAAYRHAPSLRWSYPLEQALGHSLANVPALGGRTLVLVDRSGSMFYSRLSERSELNRADAAAIFGTALALRAAEADLVEFGTASNSVAFRKGESVLKILDRFGDLGGTDTTGAVRRYYRKHDRVVIVTDEQYAHSRHGGPTEQIPADVPVYTWNLAGYRAGHGPSGTGNRHTFGGLSDAAFRMIPLLEGVGDADWPWVG; encoded by the coding sequence ATGGCACGATTCAACTTCAAGGCGACCCGTGCGGCCAGGACACAGCCCACCTCCCGTGTGACGTCGACCGGACGTGTGCTCCGTACCTACCAGGGCGGCCGGGGCAGTGAGCGAGACGCACGCTCCGAACTCTTTCTTCTCGCGATCGCCAACTTCGTTTCCCAGCAGACCTTCTACGAGGCCGGCGCCGACCGCGACGACCGGTTCGCCGCGCTCGTACGCGAGCTGGCGGTGAGCGACCCCGCCTGGACGGCTGGTCTGCTCGGCTGGCTGCGCGGCGAGGGCAACCTTCGTACGGCCTCCATCGTGGGCGCCGCCGAGTACGTGAAGGCACGACTCGACGCGGGCGCCACCGACGGTCCTGCCAACAGGCAGGTCATCGACTCGGTGCTGCGCCGCCCGGACGAGCCCGGCGAGCTGCTCGCGTACTGGACCTCGGTGTACGGCCGCAACATCCCCAAGCCCGTCAAGCGCGGCATCGCCGACGCCGTACGTCGGCTCTACAGCGGCAAGTCGCTGCTGAAGTACGACACCGCGTCCAAGGGCTACCGCTTCGGCGACATCCTCAACCTCGTGCACGCGGCGCCGGACCCGGACAAGCCGTGGCAGGGCGAGCTGTTCCAGTACGCCCTCGACCGCCGGCACAACCCCGACACCGCAGTGCCGCCGGCCTCGAACCGTGTCCTTACCGCGCATCGCGAACTGATGGCGCTGCCGGTCGAGGAGCGGCGGGCGGTGGTGACGTCGGCGGACGGCGCCGAGCGGCTCGCGGCGGCCGGGATGACCTGGGAGGTGCTGGCCGGCTGGCTGCAGGGGCCGATGGACGCGGTGGCCTGGGAGGCGGTCATTCCCTCCATGGGGGCGATGGCTCTGACTCGCAACCTGCGCAACTTCGACGAGGCCGGCGTCTCGGACGAGGTGGCGGCGGGGGTCGCGGCACGCATCAGCGACCCGGCGGAGGTCGCGCGCTCGCGGCAGTTCCCCTTCCGATACCTCGCCGCGTACCGGCACGCGCCCTCGCTGCGCTGGTCGTACCCGCTGGAGCAGGCGCTCGGGCACTCGCTGGCCAATGTGCCGGCCCTGGGCGGGCGGACGCTCGTCCTCGTCGACCGCTCGGGCTCGATGTTCTACTCCCGGCTGTCCGAGCGCTCGGAGCTGAACCGGGCCGACGCGGCGGCGATCTTCGGCACGGCGCTCGCGCTGCGGGCGGCGGAGGCGGATCTCGTCGAGTTCGGTACGGCGAGCAACTCTGTGGCGTTCCGCAAGGGCGAGTCGGTGCTGAAGATCCTGGACCGCTTCGGTGACCTGGGCGGCACTGACACGACCGGGGCGGTCCGGCGCTACTACAGGAAGCACGACCGGGTGGTGATCGTCACGGACGAGCAGTACGCGCACAGTCGGCACGGCGGGCCGACCGAGCAGATACCGGCCGACGTACCGGTCTACACCTGGAACCTCGCCGGGTACCGAGCGGGCCACGGCCCGTCCGGGACGGGTAACCGGCACACGTTCGGCGGGCTCTCGGACGCGGCTTTCCGGATGATTCCGCTGCTGGAAGGAGTGGGCGACGCGGACTGGCCGTGGGTCGGCTGA
- a CDS encoding GntR family transcriptional regulator, with translation MEAIRPVPRTLLRDRAYEAIRDAIVAGEIEPGAVVRDAELAERLGLSRAPVREAFARLVDEGLLESKPQSYTKVTPVVAADVRDAAAVVGAMHELVTRVAVPRLFAADVEAMRTANERFAAAVRAGDVESALHADDQLHDVLVRVSGNRAAAATAARYTPLIRRLERRRFSEGGNCRSAGLHDRLVDACAAGDVDEAVRVTAEIWRGLAELADSD, from the coding sequence GTGGAAGCGATACGACCCGTCCCCCGCACCCTGCTCAGGGATCGCGCGTACGAAGCGATCCGGGACGCCATCGTCGCCGGGGAGATCGAACCCGGCGCGGTGGTGCGGGACGCCGAGCTCGCCGAGCGGCTCGGGTTGTCCCGGGCGCCGGTGCGGGAGGCGTTCGCGCGGCTGGTCGACGAGGGGCTGCTGGAGAGCAAGCCGCAGAGCTACACGAAGGTGACGCCGGTCGTGGCCGCCGATGTGCGGGACGCGGCGGCCGTGGTCGGGGCCATGCACGAGCTGGTCACGCGGGTCGCCGTGCCCCGGCTGTTCGCCGCGGACGTCGAGGCGATGCGCACGGCCAACGAACGGTTCGCGGCCGCCGTCCGTGCCGGTGACGTGGAGTCCGCTCTGCACGCCGACGACCAACTGCATGACGTTCTCGTCCGGGTCAGCGGCAATCGCGCCGCAGCCGCCACCGCCGCCCGCTACACACCGCTCATCCGCCGCTTGGAGCGACGACGCTTCAGCGAGGGCGGCAACTGTCGTTCGGCAGGTCTGCACGATCGGCTCGTCGATGCCTGCGCGGCCGGAGACGTGGACGAAGCGGTCCGGGTCACCGCGGAGATCTGGCGTGGGCTCGCCGAGCTCGCCGACAGCGACTGA
- a CDS encoding 1-aminocyclopropane-1-carboxylate deaminase — protein sequence MSLASYERYPLLFGPSPVHPLERLTAHLGGAALWAKREDCNSGVAYGGNKTRKLEYLVADALAQGCDTLVSIGGVQSNHTRQVAACAARAGLKCVLVQESWVEWPDSVYDKVGNILISRLAGADVRLVRAGFGIGFKESWELALREVEEGGGKPYAIPAGASDHPLGGLGFAGWAYEVAEQERELGVFFDTVVVCSVTGSTQAGMVAGFAALEEAGGRSRRVLGIDASAAPARTKEQIARIAHNTGQLIGVKRELTQADVELDERYHAGTYGIPDDTTLDAMRLAARTEGMVTDPVYEGKSMAGMVDLVARGEIGRDSTVLYAHLGGQPALNAYSALF from the coding sequence ATGTCCCTTGCCTCGTACGAGCGTTACCCCCTTCTCTTCGGGCCCTCGCCCGTGCACCCGCTGGAGCGGCTCACCGCGCATCTCGGCGGTGCCGCCCTCTGGGCCAAGCGCGAGGACTGCAACTCCGGTGTCGCGTACGGCGGGAACAAGACGCGCAAGCTGGAGTACCTGGTCGCCGACGCGCTCGCCCAGGGCTGCGACACGCTCGTCTCGATCGGCGGTGTGCAGTCCAACCACACCCGTCAGGTTGCCGCCTGTGCCGCCCGCGCCGGCCTCAAGTGCGTGCTCGTTCAGGAGAGTTGGGTGGAGTGGCCCGACTCCGTCTACGACAAGGTCGGCAACATCCTGATCAGTCGGCTCGCCGGGGCCGATGTGCGGTTGGTGCGCGCCGGGTTCGGTATCGGGTTCAAGGAGAGCTGGGAGCTGGCGCTGCGCGAGGTGGAGGAAGGGGGCGGCAAGCCGTACGCGATTCCGGCGGGCGCCTCCGACCATCCGCTGGGCGGACTCGGGTTCGCCGGATGGGCGTACGAAGTAGCCGAGCAGGAACGGGAGTTGGGGGTCTTCTTCGACACCGTGGTGGTGTGCTCGGTGACCGGGTCGACCCAGGCCGGCATGGTCGCCGGGTTCGCGGCGCTGGAGGAGGCGGGCGGCCGGTCCCGGCGGGTGCTCGGCATCGACGCGTCGGCGGCGCCCGCCCGGACGAAGGAACAGATCGCGCGGATCGCCCACAACACCGGTCAACTCATTGGTGTCAAGCGCGAGTTGACGCAGGCGGACGTCGAGCTGGACGAGCGCTATCACGCGGGTACGTACGGGATTCCCGATGACACGACCCTGGACGCGATGCGGCTCGCCGCCCGTACGGAGGGGATGGTCACCGATCCCGTGTATGAGGGGAAGTCGATGGCCGGGATGGTCGATCTCGTGGCGCGGGGGGAGATCGGGCGGGACTCCACTGTGCTGTACGCGCACTTGGGCGGGCAGCCCGCGCTGAACGCGTACAGCGCGTTGTTCTAG